The proteins below come from a single Nostoc sp. KVJ3 genomic window:
- a CDS encoding AAA domain-containing protein has protein sequence MSISDTAAIEEKIKIWKKRLAGDSNSNPLIDFRKNKKPVIDILTSSSLLYKKLVGEESSPFPFNEITSKQSATERIKLLDELRKGARSSLEEKGFNSLFLVLGTLIWFDSEKPQEKYVSPILLIPVRLEKKGRKLPEFTLYPTYDDISVNFILVNKLIDEFNITLPSSDRIQKLSYENFIDAVSSAIAKQPHWQIEETAHITLFQDAKAAMIQDLEQNQDKIANHSILQGLALKRTPDNFNKLAIPQEQELDQINPSLIYQIRDADSSQQVVIEAAKIGLSCVVQGPPGTGKSQTIVNIITELIGKNKKVLVVAEKQTALEVVFDRLKKSKLEDACLNLHHQVTTKSKDFFNELDQTITQLSERNQTQQRDWDTFFKPLGDYRQLLNDHVVDLHKQEQPLNKSAFDLYGQILRLKREETPVLEFNLSNLQDWSESRLLEAKIPLEKLGIFEAIFRGRQKTIWSSSPLQSESWSSDINNYLRDNLDNLSEGIKLAQNTVASLTQLLKITEPLQTLYDLERLQPEVAHIFDAPSGIESWSLSKELAELKGLYSDLEKEIKYYQSINSTLNAKYVREFLTFDFLEIRKLFARKFTGIFRFIQPAYWQWRNAKRRERQRLIALRQEKNGVFEQDLIADIENAIERQNILSILKDPQYQARTAFGSSFDEEMTDFLGIQQGLEWLEILNQQLKLDKEAVAAVILSRERYQDLRTFLENLETSLAKIKEGFKFLRDNFPQERVTALGVLEKTPLNEVENFRQQGHDEIDLFQQWLDYQEIVRQLEVIGTKEFLYKLRDSDIKPNDWFPVLQKGVYENWLRHIHHDNYELRNFNQDLHEQKINEFLEKDKQQYEVAIQRLRQLHVKRWQEWSTQPEAAQQVERLKKESKKQRGQEKIRQFIKNAPQLITTLKPCWLMSPLGVSQYIDADAVDFDVVIFDEASQVRTENAISSILRAKQLIVVGDNQQLPPTSYFESTASDDSNDEEEEVYENLLDECSALSIMIPRTLSWHYRSQDESLIAFSNQKFYNSKLISFPNPIKDASRGVHFYYVEKGIYDSGENIREAEEVAKLTVQHFQEFPQQSLGIITSSKKQTKAIWEQLKQISTEHSDIEEFCQDNSENFFVKPIDEVQGDERDVIFLSFGFGFDNENRNKLNHNFGYFSKIQQDLGRRRLNVAITRAKCKFVLVASIKEENFDAEKGQQAALLKEYFAYVQSCGQKLNEKLGDEASHSDLPFEEDIYQVLTERGCAVKQRVGRSAYPIDLVVIDNSKPETEDCLLGIVCDGVTYSQYPTARDRDRLRQEVLQKLGWRIYRIWSREWNRNREGQIKQLIEHIENIRNQK, from the coding sequence ATGAGTATCTCGGACACGGCGGCGATCGAAGAAAAAATCAAGATTTGGAAGAAAAGACTTGCTGGCGACTCAAACAGCAATCCTCTAATTGATTTCCGCAAAAATAAAAAACCCGTAATTGATATTCTTACAAGCTCTTCACTTTTGTATAAAAAGCTTGTAGGAGAGGAATCTAGCCCATTTCCGTTTAATGAAATCACAAGCAAGCAGAGTGCTACTGAACGGATCAAGCTACTAGATGAACTTCGTAAAGGTGCAAGATCAAGCCTAGAAGAAAAGGGGTTTAATAGTCTCTTTCTAGTTCTTGGTACTTTGATATGGTTTGATAGTGAAAAACCCCAGGAAAAGTATGTTTCTCCAATCCTACTTATTCCAGTTAGATTGGAAAAGAAAGGTAGAAAGTTACCAGAATTTACGCTATACCCTACATATGATGATATTTCTGTTAACTTTATTTTAGTTAATAAGTTAATAGATGAATTTAATATTACGCTACCTAGCAGCGATCGCATTCAAAAATTGAGCTATGAAAATTTTATAGATGCAGTTAGTAGTGCGATCGCTAAACAACCTCATTGGCAAATAGAAGAAACAGCACACATTACTTTGTTCCAGGATGCTAAAGCAGCAATGATTCAAGACCTGGAACAAAATCAGGATAAGATAGCTAATCATTCAATACTGCAAGGGCTAGCTTTAAAACGAACACCTGATAATTTTAATAAGTTAGCTATTCCTCAAGAGCAAGAACTCGATCAAATCAATCCATCATTAATTTATCAGATACGCGATGCAGACTCCAGCCAGCAAGTAGTTATAGAAGCTGCAAAGATTGGACTTAGCTGTGTAGTACAGGGGCCTCCTGGTACAGGAAAAAGCCAAACGATTGTAAACATCATCACAGAGTTAATCGGCAAAAACAAGAAAGTGCTTGTAGTTGCGGAAAAGCAAACTGCTCTAGAAGTTGTCTTTGACAGGCTTAAAAAAAGTAAGTTGGAAGATGCTTGTCTAAATTTACACCACCAAGTAACAACAAAATCAAAAGATTTCTTCAATGAACTAGACCAAACTATCACTCAGCTTTCAGAAAGAAACCAAACACAACAGCGAGATTGGGATACATTTTTTAAACCTTTAGGTGACTATCGGCAACTTCTCAATGATCATGTAGTAGATCTACATAAACAGGAGCAACCATTAAATAAATCTGCCTTTGACTTGTATGGTCAAATTCTCCGGCTCAAACGAGAAGAAACTCCTGTGCTAGAGTTTAATCTTTCTAATCTACAAGATTGGTCGGAAAGCAGATTATTGGAAGCAAAAATACCACTGGAAAAACTTGGTATATTCGAGGCTATATTTCGGGGAAGGCAAAAAACGATATGGTCAAGTAGTCCATTACAATCTGAATCTTGGTCTTCTGATATCAATAATTATTTACGTGATAATCTTGACAATCTGAGTGAAGGAATAAAACTTGCTCAAAATACTGTAGCTTCATTGACGCAGCTGCTAAAAATAACAGAACCATTGCAAACCTTGTATGATTTGGAACGGTTACAGCCGGAAGTAGCCCATATCTTTGATGCTCCATCAGGAATAGAAAGTTGGTCACTTTCAAAAGAATTGGCTGAACTAAAAGGTTTGTATTCTGATTTAGAAAAAGAGATTAAATATTACCAATCTATTAATTCTACACTAAATGCTAAGTATGTCCGTGAATTTTTAACTTTTGACTTCTTAGAAATTAGGAAACTTTTCGCAAGAAAATTTACAGGTATTTTTCGCTTTATTCAACCAGCTTATTGGCAATGGCGTAATGCTAAGAGGCGCGAACGTCAACGTCTCATAGCTCTTCGGCAAGAGAAAAATGGAGTTTTTGAGCAAGACTTAATTGCAGATATTGAAAACGCGATTGAGCGTCAAAATATTTTAAGTATATTAAAAGACCCACAATACCAAGCTCGTACAGCTTTTGGTTCTTCATTTGATGAAGAAATGACGGATTTCCTAGGTATTCAGCAAGGTCTTGAATGGTTGGAAATACTAAATCAACAGCTCAAACTAGATAAAGAGGCGGTAGCGGCAGTTATTCTCTCAAGAGAACGCTATCAGGATCTAAGGACATTTTTAGAAAATCTGGAAACATCCTTAGCCAAAATTAAAGAAGGCTTTAAATTCTTAAGAGATAATTTTCCTCAAGAACGGGTAACAGCATTAGGTGTATTGGAAAAAACACCCTTAAACGAAGTTGAGAATTTCCGACAACAAGGGCATGATGAGATTGATTTATTCCAACAGTGGTTGGACTATCAAGAAATTGTGCGTCAATTAGAAGTTATTGGAACCAAAGAGTTTTTATATAAGCTACGGGATTCCGACATCAAACCAAATGATTGGTTTCCTGTTTTACAAAAAGGCGTGTATGAAAATTGGCTGCGACACATACATCATGATAATTATGAGTTGCGAAACTTTAACCAAGATTTGCATGAGCAGAAAATAAATGAATTTTTAGAAAAAGATAAACAACAGTATGAAGTTGCAATCCAACGTTTGAGACAACTCCATGTCAAACGCTGGCAAGAGTGGTCAACACAGCCGGAAGCAGCGCAACAAGTGGAGCGACTAAAAAAAGAAAGTAAAAAGCAAAGAGGACAAGAGAAAATTCGTCAATTTATAAAAAATGCTCCTCAACTTATTACTACCCTCAAGCCATGTTGGCTAATGAGTCCTTTAGGGGTTAGTCAATATATAGATGCTGACGCAGTTGATTTTGATGTTGTTATCTTTGACGAAGCTTCCCAAGTTCGTACTGAAAACGCAATATCTTCTATCTTGCGAGCAAAACAGCTAATTGTTGTTGGAGATAACCAGCAGCTACCGCCAACCTCTTACTTTGAAAGTACAGCTTCCGATGATAGCAACGATGAAGAGGAAGAGGTTTATGAAAATTTGCTCGATGAGTGTTCCGCTTTATCAATTATGATACCTCGTACTTTAAGTTGGCATTATCGCAGCCAAGACGAAAGCCTAATTGCCTTCTCAAACCAAAAGTTTTACAATTCAAAGCTCATTTCTTTCCCCAATCCTATAAAAGATGCTAGTCGAGGTGTGCATTTCTATTATGTTGAGAAGGGAATATATGATAGTGGAGAAAATATCCGTGAAGCAGAGGAAGTTGCAAAGCTGACAGTGCAGCATTTTCAGGAATTCCCTCAGCAATCTTTGGGTATTATTACCTCAAGTAAAAAACAGACAAAAGCCATCTGGGAACAACTCAAACAAATAAGTACTGAACATTCAGACATAGAAGAATTTTGTCAAGATAACTCAGAAAATTTCTTTGTCAAACCAATTGATGAGGTTCAAGGTGATGAGCGAGATGTGATTTTTCTAAGCTTTGGCTTTGGTTTTGATAACGAAAACCGGAATAAGTTAAATCATAACTTTGGTTACTTTAGTAAAATCCAACAGGATTTAGGAAGACGAAGATTAAACGTTGCAATAACTCGTGCTAAATGTAAGTTTGTTTTAGTTGCCTCAATTAAAGAAGAAAATTTTGACGCGGAAAAAGGTCAACAAGCTGCATTGCTTAAAGAGTATTTTGCATACGTTCAAAGCTGTGGTCAAAAACTAAATGAAAAGCTTGGTGATGAAGCATCTCACTCCGATTTACCTTTTGAAGAAGATATCTATCAAGTTTTAACAGAAAGGGGATGTGCAGTTAAGCAACGAGTAGGTCGTTCAGCTTATCCTATTGACCTAGTTGTAATAGATAATTCAAAACCAGAAACAGAGGACTGTCTTTTAGGCATTGTGTGTGATGGAGTAACTTATAGTCAATATCCTACAGCACGCGATCGCGATCGCCTCCGCCAAGAAGTTCTACAAAAATTAGGCTGGCGCATTTACAGAATTTGGTCTCGTGAATGGAATCGCAACAGAGAAGGTCAAATAAAACAGCTAATAGAGCATATAGAAAATATACGCAATCAGAAATAA
- a CDS encoding trypsin-like serine peptidase: protein MVVALIEELLTQVQQLQLIMIAVSTGKLKIHEKEKEYTLLYKNIVDLMESLEEEGVYIENPNNFKSLSNWRVHWSSLKSGYASKAGYIHELYSSVFNQINLILCQRYIKDKSQEELFDEWQISRFEYLIAKIKQLKLTMLSVATQGQPVELVKSEDEGYKKLYWEIRLQINLLREIGIDAPESNQFQSLWQWYNYWSFELDNSKAVREEYINNLYETLLKTIEKALKRHYLQKTSLKQFLQDLKRRFNQTTYTQATTEPIILTPFLSNNVQTSKFQLDERFQQPTSESVADSLSIPATQTFENSLFTTENYSLIMTNENVMKPEIFLEQNDVVYLENSLEKFFATKFDNASSWRSIFSSSGVEESFIRPIIFISNPVEFSNRVVAKFKDYKVSNQRIDHHPMMKLLQYLLNRKESYEFEDQDIELFTKLAERGRENLNALKARNTVCRIESPKETGIGTGVLVGKNLLLTCNHIFSKTQVRQAWVRFNYNADSRQLDNDLFEVDMTFVSYHNRPDYALVKIKDNPQQQKAIFINETSILDNDQDVRIIHHPQGNPVIISDFGQITQVGEDYIDHNVKTDDGSSGAPIFNRQWELIAIHQGNPGIGRTVIPGSTGGIPIRAIWNQISPHLG, encoded by the coding sequence ATGGTAGTAGCACTAATTGAAGAACTGTTAACTCAAGTGCAACAGTTGCAATTAATCATGATTGCGGTTTCTACTGGAAAGTTGAAAATTCATGAAAAAGAGAAAGAGTATACACTACTTTATAAAAATATTGTTGACCTGATGGAATCTCTTGAAGAGGAAGGGGTTTACATCGAAAATCCTAATAACTTTAAATCTCTTTCAAATTGGCGCGTTCACTGGTCATCTTTAAAAAGTGGATATGCTTCAAAAGCAGGATATATTCATGAATTATATAGTAGTGTTTTCAATCAAATTAATCTTATTTTGTGCCAGCGTTATATTAAAGATAAATCTCAAGAAGAATTATTTGATGAGTGGCAAATATCACGATTTGAATATCTAATAGCAAAGATTAAACAGTTAAAGTTAACCATGCTTTCGGTAGCTACTCAAGGACAGCCTGTTGAGTTAGTTAAGTCTGAAGATGAGGGCTATAAAAAGCTTTATTGGGAGATTAGATTACAAATAAATCTCCTTCGGGAGATAGGTATAGATGCTCCTGAATCCAATCAATTTCAATCTCTTTGGCAATGGTATAATTACTGGTCATTTGAGCTAGATAATTCAAAAGCTGTACGGGAAGAATATATCAATAATCTATATGAAACTTTGCTTAAAACAATTGAAAAAGCCTTAAAAAGACACTATTTACAAAAAACTTCACTAAAACAGTTTCTTCAGGACTTGAAGCGTCGATTTAATCAGACCACTTATACCCAAGCTACTACAGAACCTATAATCCTAACTCCATTTTTAAGCAACAATGTGCAAACATCTAAATTCCAATTAGATGAGAGATTTCAGCAACCAACATCGGAATCTGTCGCTGATTCATTATCTATTCCAGCTACTCAAACTTTTGAAAATTCGTTATTTACAACTGAAAATTATAGTTTAATTATGACAAATGAGAACGTCATGAAGCCGGAAATATTTTTAGAGCAAAATGATGTTGTATATTTAGAGAATAGTCTAGAAAAATTCTTTGCTACGAAGTTTGATAATGCAAGTAGTTGGAGAAGCATATTTAGCTCATCAGGTGTTGAAGAGTCGTTTATTAGACCTATAATTTTTATTAGCAATCCTGTAGAATTCAGCAACAGAGTAGTAGCAAAATTTAAAGATTATAAAGTATCTAATCAGCGAATAGATCATCACCCAATGATGAAATTATTACAGTATCTACTAAATCGAAAAGAAAGTTATGAGTTTGAAGATCAAGATATAGAGTTATTCACTAAATTAGCTGAACGAGGTCGGGAAAATCTCAACGCTTTAAAGGCTCGTAACACTGTTTGTAGGATCGAATCACCCAAAGAAACAGGTATTGGGACAGGAGTATTAGTAGGTAAAAATCTATTACTAACCTGCAATCACATTTTCAGCAAAACTCAAGTTAGACAAGCTTGGGTACGTTTTAACTACAATGCTGACAGCCGTCAGTTGGACAATGATTTATTTGAGGTAGATATGACTTTTGTCAGCTATCATAATCGCCCTGACTACGCTTTAGTCAAAATAAAAGATAATCCTCAGCAACAAAAAGCTATTTTTATTAATGAAACATCTATATTAGATAACGATCAAGATGTTCGTATTATCCATCATCCCCAAGGAAACCCGGTGATAATTTCCGACTTTGGACAAATTACGCAAGTAGGAGAAGATTACATTGACCATAATGTGAAAACTGATGATGGTTCCTCTGGCGCACCAATTTTTAATCGCCAATGGGAATTGATTGCAATTCATCAAGGAAATCCCGGTATAGGACGTACCGTGATTCCGGGTTCAACGGGAGGTATTCCCATTCGTGCTATTTGGAATCAGATTTCACCGCATTTAGGTTGA
- the cysH gene encoding phosphoadenosine phosphosulfate reductase, which produces MTVTTASRNQAIAFDLEKLNQQFETATPKEILAWSIENIPTGLVQTSAFNVDDMIITHILYSELKHPVPVIFLDTLHHFPESLELVAKAKEIYSLDLQTFKTPDVDTREAFEAKYGDKLWDKDIAKFHHITKIEPLLRGLDELNSVAWITGRRRDQAVTRANMPIFELDGKGRLKVNPIATWTRQDSWVYVAEHGVIYNPLHDKGYPSIGDEPITTRVGEGEDERAGRWRGSDKTECGIHI; this is translated from the coding sequence ATGACAGTCACCACGGCATCTAGAAACCAAGCGATCGCTTTTGACTTAGAAAAATTAAATCAGCAATTTGAAACTGCCACTCCTAAAGAAATACTGGCATGGTCTATAGAGAATATCCCAACGGGATTGGTGCAAACAAGCGCCTTTAACGTGGATGACATGATAATTACCCATATTCTTTACAGCGAACTGAAGCATCCCGTTCCTGTAATTTTTCTCGACACCTTGCACCACTTCCCTGAAAGCCTAGAATTAGTAGCCAAAGCTAAAGAAATTTACAGCCTGGATTTGCAAACTTTCAAAACTCCAGATGTAGATACCCGCGAAGCCTTTGAAGCTAAATACGGGGACAAACTCTGGGACAAGGATATTGCCAAATTCCACCACATTACAAAAATTGAACCACTGCTACGAGGTCTAGACGAACTCAACAGCGTCGCTTGGATAACAGGCCGCCGCCGCGATCAAGCAGTCACCCGTGCTAATATGCCCATATTTGAATTAGACGGAAAAGGTCGGCTTAAAGTAAATCCTATAGCCACTTGGACACGCCAAGACAGCTGGGTTTACGTGGCTGAACACGGAGTCATCTACAACCCACTCCACGACAAAGGTTATCCCAGCATTGGCGACGAACCTATCACCACTAGAGTAGGTGAAGGCGAAGACGAACGCGCCGGACGTTGGCGGGGAAGTGATAAAACCGAATGTGGAATTCATATTTAA